In a single window of the Mus musculus strain C57BL/6J chromosome 6, GRCm38.p6 C57BL/6J genome:
- the Gm40415 gene encoding uncharacterized protein Gm40415, protein MTRGGPAQGEAEEARAGVLSGGTAPPLAAGWRACGPGLAAAPTRAPEPEGAGVPTKPCNFHPTASGRPEAQPGTCPESRGPARACPARRSPAAHVPTRGPVRPGATRADMGTRRALPAGPLQTFSPAWRKGPRLRPQTLRPPGS, encoded by the coding sequence ATGACCCGTGGAGGCCCTGCGCAGGGGGAGGCCGAGGAGGCCCGAGCCGGCGTCCTCTCCGGTGGCACCGCACCGCCCCTTGCAGCCGGGTGGAGGGCCTGCGGGCCTGGGCTGGCTGCGGCGCCCACTCGCGCGCCGGAGCCGGAGGGGGCGGGGGTCCCCACGAAGCCTTGCAACTTCCACCCCACTGCCTCAGGCCGGCCCGAGGCGCAGCCAGGGACCTGCCCCGAATCCCGCGGCCCTGCCCGGGCCTGCCCAGCGCGGCGCTCGCCTGCGGCCCACGTCCCCACCCGCGGCCCGGTCCGACCCGGCGCAACACGGGCCGACATGGGCACCCGCAGGGCCCTTCCCGCGGGGCCACTGCAAACTTTCTCTCCTGCCTGGAGGAAGGGACCGCGACTGCGGCCACAGACATTGCGCCCCCCCGGATCGTAG